In a single window of the Oncorhynchus keta strain PuntledgeMale-10-30-2019 unplaced genomic scaffold, Oket_V2 Un_contig_1254_pilon_pilon, whole genome shotgun sequence genome:
- the LOC127917966 gene encoding basic proline-rich protein-like, with product MAGKNAFWRSMCVVHLSHNPHILGQRPPPPCGLPVASPSLRPPVASPSLRPPRGLPLPAASPSLRPPVASPSLRPPPPCGLPLPAASPSLRPPPPCGLPVASPSPWPPLPVASRGLPLPAASPWPPPPCGLPSPWLPPPRASHSLRPPRGLPLPAASQSLWLPCGLPSPWLPPPRGISLPVASPPRGFPLTAASPSPSPRPPPHPPRGLTLPAASPSPSPWPPRSLPLPAASPSPWTPPPCGLPAASPSPWPPPPHGLPSPWLPPPRGLSLPVASPSLRPPRGLPLPTASPPVGFPLPAASPCFPLPAASPCFPLPAASPCFPLPPRSLPIHVASCGLPPRGFPLPVASPSPWPLPPRGLPSPRPPPHPPRGLPLTLPAASPLTLPVASPQPSPPCGLPLPVDSPSLRPPRGLPLPAASPPRGLPAASPSLRPPLPVASLRPPLPVASPSPWPPLPVASPPRGFPLPVASPSPWPPCGLPVASPSPWPPCGLPVASPWPLPPRGLPSPWLPPPCGLPLPAAAPPHGFPLPVASPSLRSPLPVASQWPPCGLPLPMSSPWPPRGLPLPVASPPRGLPLPAASPSPRPPLPAASPLPVASQWPPPPRGLPLPAASPPVASPPRGLPSPWPPPPRGLPVASPRPPPPHVLPMASPRPPLPVASPPRGLPSPRPPPPRGLPSQWPPPPRDLPAASPGPPPPRGLLVASPSPRPPPPRGLPLPAASPSPRPPPPSGLPGASPSPWPPRGLLNGSLQTSPEYLGHSEFPANPTPTNSVTSAATDGTSSGLPERSTSQLHGHRSGGAAI from the coding sequence ATGGCGGGAAAGAACGCATTCTGGAGATCGATGTGCGTTGTGCATCTGAGCCACAATCCCCATATTCTTGGACAGCGGCCTCCCCCACCCTGCGGCCTCCCCGTGGCCTCCCCCTCCCTGCGGCCTCCCGTGGCCTCCCCCTCCCTGCGGCCTCCCCGTGGCCTCCCCCTCCCTGCGGCCTCCCCCTCCCTGCGGCCTCCCGTGGCCTCCCCCTCCCTGCGGCCTCCCCCTCCCTGCGGCCTCCCCCTCCCCGCGGCCTCCCCCTCCCTGCGGCCTCCCCCTCCCTGCGGCCTCCCCGTGGCCTCCCCCTCTCCGTGGCCTCCCCTCCCCGTGGCTTCCCGTGGCCTCCCCCTCCCTGCGGCCTCCCCGTGGCCTCCCCCTCCCTGCGGCCTCCCCTCCCCATGGCTTCCCCCTCCCCGTGCTTCCCACTCCCTGCGGCCTCCCCGTGGCCTCCCCCTCCCCGCAGCCTCCCAATCCCTGTGGCTTCCCTGCGGCCTCCCCTCCCCATGGCTTCCTCCTCCCCGTGGCATCTCCCTCCCCGTGGCCTCCCCTCCCCGTGGCTTCCCCCTCACCGCGgcctccccctcaccctccccgcggcctccccctcaccctccccGCGGCCTCACCCTCCCCGCGgcctccccctcaccctccccGTGGCCTCCCCGCAGCCTTCCCCTCCCTGCGGCCTCCCCCTCCCCGTGGACTCCCCCTCCCTGCGGCCTCCCCGCGGCCTCCCCCTCCCCGTGGCCTCCCCCTCCCCATGGCCTCCCCTCCCCGTGGCTTCCCCCTCCCCGTGGCCTCTCCCTCCCAGTGGCCTCCCCCTCCCTGCGGCCTCCCCGTGGCCTCCCCCTCCCTACGGCCTCCCCTCCCGTTGGCTTCCCCCTCCCTGCGGCCTCCCCGTGCTTCCCACTCCCTGCGGCCTCCCCGTGCTTCCCACTCCCTGCGGCCTCCCCGTGCTTCCCACTCCCTCCCCGCAGCCTCCCAATCCATGTGGCTTCCTGCGGCCTCCCTCCCCGTGGCTTCCCCCTCCCCGTGGCCTCTCCCTCCCCGTGGCCTCTCCCTCCCCGTGGCCTCCCCTCCCCGCGgcctccccctcaccctccccgcggcctccccctcaccctccccGCGGCCTCCCCCCTCACCCTCCCCGTGGCCTCCCCGCAGCCTTCCCCTCCCTGCGGACTCCCCCTCCCCGTGGACTCCCCCTCCCTGCGGCCTCCCCGCGGCCTCCCCCTCCCTGCGGCCTCCCCTCCCCGCGGCCTCCCTGCGGCCTCCCCCTCCCTGCGGCCTCCCCTTCCCGTGGCTTCCCTGCGGCCTCCCCTCCCCGTGGCTTCCCCCTCCCCGTGGCCTCCCCTCCCTGTTGCCTCCCCTCCCCGTGGCTTCCCCCTCCCTGTGGCCTCTCCCTCCCCGTGGCCTCCCTGTGGCCTCCCCGTGGCCTCCCCCTCCCCGTGGCCTCCCTGTGGCCTCCCCGTGGCCTCCCCGTGGCCTCTCCCTCCCCGTGGCCTCCCCTCCCCATGGCTTCCCCCTCCCTGTGGCCTCCCCCTCCCTGCGGCCGCCCCTCCCCATGGCTTCCCCCTCCCCGTGGCCTCTCCCTCCCTGCGGTCTCCCCTCCCCGTGGCCTCCCAGTGGCCTCCCTGCGGCCTTCCCCTCCCCATGTCCTCCCCATGGCCTCCCCGCGGCCTCCCCCTCCCCGTGGCCTCCCCTCCCCGCGGCCTCCCCCTCCCCGCGGCCTCCCCCTCCCCGCGGCCTCCCCTCCCCGCGGCCTCCCCCCTCCCCGTGGCCTCCCAGTGGCCTCCCCCTCCCCGCGGCCTCCCCCTCCCCGCGGCCTCCCCTCCCGTGGCCTCCCCTCCCCGCGGCCTCCCCTCCCCGTGGCCTCCCCCTCCCCGTGGCCTCCCAGTGGCCTCCCCGCGGCCTCCCCCTCCCCATGTCCTCCCCATGGCCTCCCCGCGGCCTCCCCTCCCCGTGGCCTCCCCTCCCCGCGGCCTCCCCTCCCCCCGGCCTCCCCCTCCCCGTGGCCTCCCCTCCCAGTGGCCTCCCCCTCCCCGTGACCTCCCAGCGGCCTCCCCGGGGCCTCCCCCTCCCCGTGGCCTCCTCGTGGCCTCCCCCTCCCCGCGGCCTCCCCCTCCCCGCGGCCTCCCCCTCCCCGCGGCCTCCCCCTCCCCGCGGCCTCCCCCTCCAAGCGGCCTCCCCGGGGCCTCCCCCTCCCCGTGGCCTCCTCGtggcctcctcaatggatca